The sequence CTAATTGCTGGGTTCTTTTTTGTGGCCTTGTTGTTGGGGCCAGATGGGATTATTTCTCAAGCCGCGATGTTAGATGTGCAGAAACAACAAATGGGAATTACGGGACAACCACTGGATGTTGCTTATGAATTTTTACAGGCTTTTTTGCGGGTAATGGGTTCAATGTCTTTGTTTATTTTGCCTATTCTTTCCATGGGGTTATATGCGGAAGAACGCAAGCGGGGCACTTTAGAGTTGTTGGCAACTTCGCCGGTGACAAATTGGGCTGTTGCGATTGGTAAGTTGTTGGGTGTTGTAACTTTTTTTGCGACACTTTTACTGCCTATAGCGGTTTGTGAAATCATTGCCTTAAGCGCGGCAAAACCGGCTTTTCCAATATCTTTGGTGTTGGTTGCTCATGGGGGTTTGTTGTTGTTGGCGGCTAGTGTTTTATCGTTGGGAATGTTTGTTTCTTCGTTGACAGATAGCACAATTTTGTCGGCAATTTTGACGTTTGCTGTGGTGTTGTTTTTGTGGGTGATTGATGTGGCGGCAAATGCCGTAGGTGGGCCGGTGGGGGCAGCTTTAGGCCATTTATCTTTGTTAAAGCATTACTTTAATTTGCTCGGCGGAGTTGTGGATACGAGCAGTTTAGTAATGTTTGCCAGCTATATAACGTTGGGGATTTTTTTAACGGCTCAATCTATCGAAGCTTTGCGCTTCCAGCGGTCTTAGTTTTGGAAAAATAAATTTCAGATAAGGAAGGGCAAAAAGTTATGACAATGGCAACAAAAAATAAATATTGGAAATATGCGTTTTGGGCCGGCCCTGTGTTAATTTTAATGGGGCTAACGGCGGGTGTGGTTTCGGGTTCTTGGGTGCCGGTGCCGGTTGGTTTAGTGGTTGCTGGGATTGTGAGTTTGGGTGTGTGGTTTGTATTGCAAATGAATGATGGTGATTCTTTATGGGGTCAAAGATCGACGGTTGCAGGGACGAATGCTTTGGCTGCAACACTATCGGTTTTGCTGATTTTAGGTTTGCTTAATTTTATGGCGGTTCGCTATCCGGTGCGGGTAGATTTGACGGAAAATCAGCAGTACACTTTAGCGGCACAATCTCGGCAGTTAGTGAGAAGTTTAAAGCAGCCGGTGAAGGTGTGGATTTTTGACCGGGGGCCGGTGCCTCCTGATAAAGAATTGCTGGAAAATTATCGTCGAGAAAATAGCGGTAATTTTAGTTTTGAGTATGTAGATCCGCAAGCGTCGCCGACGTTGGCACAGCAATATGGTGTGACACAGTTTGGGGAAGTGCATTTGCAATCAGGAGAGCGGAAGCAGTTTTTGATGAATGTGGATCAGCAAAGCCGGTTAACAGAATCAAGACTAACGAATGGAATTGCACAAATTACGAGCACTGGCACGAAAAAGGTTTATTTTTTACAAGGTCATGGGGAGCATTCTTTGAGTGCCGGTCAGGGTGCAATTTCGGAAGCGGTGAAAAATTTACAAAACAAAAATATTAGCAGTGAGCCGCTTT is a genomic window of Ancylothrix sp. D3o containing:
- a CDS encoding ABC transporter permease, with amino-acid sequence MKVIMGNLIAIYRKELLGYFVSPLAYAIAGIFWLIAGFFFVALLLGPDGIISQAAMLDVQKQQMGITGQPLDVAYEFLQAFLRVMGSMSLFILPILSMGLYAEERKRGTLELLATSPVTNWAVAIGKLLGVVTFFATLLLPIAVCEIIALSAAKPAFPISLVLVAHGGLLLLAASVLSLGMFVSSLTDSTILSAILTFAVVLFLWVIDVAANAVGGPVGAALGHLSLLKHYFNLLGGVVDTSSLVMFASYITLGIFLTAQSIEALRFQRS